A stretch of the Candidatus Cloacimonadota bacterium genome encodes the following:
- a CDS encoding methylated-DNA--[protein]-cysteine S-methyltransferase has translation MIYSKTIDSPIGKLGLYADKNYLLRITFCEADEFDRSNTILDETETQVQEYFLGKRKQFDLPLKLEGTDFQKQVWTELKKIAFGTKISYQELASRVGSIKKARAVGTANHYNPIPIIIPCHRVVRKNGELGGFAGGLDVKRFLLDLESSNVLKSDQA, from the coding sequence ATGATCTATTCAAAAACCATCGATTCACCTATCGGGAAATTAGGTTTATATGCAGATAAAAATTATCTGCTGCGAATCACTTTTTGCGAAGCTGATGAATTTGATCGATCAAATACAATTCTGGATGAAACAGAAACACAAGTACAAGAATATTTCCTAGGAAAAAGAAAGCAGTTCGATCTTCCACTTAAATTAGAGGGAACGGATTTTCAGAAACAGGTTTGGACTGAACTGAAGAAAATTGCCTTTGGAACAAAAATTTCTTATCAGGAATTGGCTTCTCGAGTTGGCAGCATAAAAAAGGCTCGAGCAGTTGGCACAGCAAATCATTACAATCCCATTCCTATCATTATTCCGTGTCATCGAGTTGTGCGCAAAAATGGTGAACTTGGTGGTTTTGCCGGTGGTTTGGATGTGAAACGATTTTTATTGGATTTGGAAAGTTCTAATGTCCTGAAGTCCGATCAAGCCTGA
- a CDS encoding N-formylglutamate amidohydrolase: MLANFSFKFDSPIVCTAIHNGHKVSEAVRNNLAVSEDIQLYEEDPFTDDFTKICNNRIITKTSRFEVDLNRNADRCVYIEPKDSWGIKVRKQKPSAQIIEESKRKYFEFYRETEKYFRKMEDKFGRFFVWDIHSYNHHRNGADAPFDDPETNQDIMLGISNMNPKWFGLVQKIKVIFENYDFFGRRLTVTTQGKFPGGNFPRWIHNTFPKSACCIALEFKKIFMDEWTGKLFVEKQEKLIKMLDSVSELIEQELAKQK; this comes from the coding sequence ATGCTGGCAAACTTCAGTTTTAAATTCGATTCTCCGATCGTTTGTACAGCGATTCATAATGGTCATAAAGTTTCCGAAGCAGTCAGGAATAACCTGGCTGTTTCGGAAGATATTCAACTTTACGAGGAAGATCCATTCACAGATGATTTTACAAAGATCTGTAATAATCGAATAATCACAAAAACCAGTCGTTTCGAAGTTGACTTGAACAGAAATGCAGATCGCTGCGTTTACATCGAACCCAAAGATTCCTGGGGCATAAAAGTTCGAAAGCAGAAACCTTCTGCACAAATTATAGAAGAATCTAAACGCAAGTATTTCGAATTTTACCGTGAAACTGAAAAATATTTCAGAAAAATGGAAGATAAGTTCGGACGCTTTTTCGTATGGGATATTCATTCCTACAACCATCACAGAAATGGAGCTGATGCGCCTTTTGATGATCCTGAAACAAATCAGGATATTATGCTGGGAATCAGCAATATGAATCCAAAATGGTTTGGTTTGGTTCAGAAGATCAAAGTGATTTTCGAGAATTATGATTTTTTTGGCAGAAGACTGACTGTTACTACTCAGGGCAAGTTTCCCGGAGGTAATTTCCCACGTTGGATTCATAATACTTTCCCCAAATCTGCCTGCTGTATTGCGCTTGAATTTAAAAAGATCTTCATGGATGAATGGACAGGAAAACTTTTTGTAGAAAAGCAGGAAAAGCTCATTAAAATGCTGGATTCTGTGAGTGAGCTGATCGAGCAAGAATTGGCAAAACAGAAATAA